A window of Chlorobium phaeobacteroides DSM 266 genomic DNA:
GGGCAATGTCATACCGGCCCATTTTATAAGGGAAGGGCGTATAGCATTGAACGGTGCGCCTTTGTTTGATCTTGATCTGGGTCCTTCAGTTTCGAGAGACCCGTTTTTTCAATTGAAATTCGCAGGGAAAAAAGGCGATCAGATAAAACTTGAATTTACTGACAGCAAGTTTCAGGAGTTTTCAGCCGACTGTGTTGTAACCTGATTTTCCGCTTTTGTTTTGCGTATCGGCAGCTATGAAACGAGGTTTATCATAACATTTAACAAGGAGGATAACATTATGCAGGCAAAACTCAGATTGTGGTTGACTTTCTGTGTCGTCACCCCTGTCTTGCTTTTATTCGGCAACGCAGGACTGGCTGAACAGACACCCGCTCCCAAGGTTCTGAAACCGGTTACATCAAAGGCTGTCGGGGTAACGCCGCGTGGCCAGGTTCTTTCGCTCTCCTGTTCTTCATGTCATGGTACAGATGGCAAGAGCGTCGGTATTATGCCCTCTTTTTATGGCAAGACGCCACAGTATATCGAAACGGCCCTTCTGGAATTTAAATCGGGGAAGCGTTATTCCACGGTTATGGGCAGGCATGCCAAAGGGTACAGCGATGATGAAATTCATTTGATT
This region includes:
- the soxZ gene encoding thiosulfate oxidation carrier complex protein SoxZ, which produces MRVLARELNGIVLLKIIIEHPSESGTRKDEQGNVIPAHFIREGRIALNGAPLFDLDLGPSVSRDPFFQLKFAGKKGDQIKLEFTDSKFQEFSADCVVT
- a CDS encoding c-type cytochrome, whose amino-acid sequence is MQAKLRLWLTFCVVTPVLLLFGNAGLAEQTPAPKVLKPVTSKAVGVTPRGQVLSLSCSSCHGTDGKSVGIMPSFYGKTPQYIETALLEFKSGKRYSTVMGRHAKGYSDDEIHLIAQYCGIKGQKTK